The genomic interval GTGGTATGACTGATTACTCACAGACCGATACTGAGCATATTGCTCAGCCCCTTGCTCCAGCACGGTATCCATTAGTGCGCCCCTACCAGAAGCGCATCTTTGCAGGCGTATGCCGTGGTTTAGCAATGCATTTAGGTATGAAAACATGGGTTATTCGACTTATTTTTGTTGGATTATCTTTGCTTATGGGAATTGGTATTGTGGCATATCTGTTTTTGTGGATTACCGTACCCGCATATAACGAAGCTCAACTGCACTACACTGTGCTCACCGCACAACAGTCAGCTCTGTCTCGAGGAAACCGCACAGATTTCAGCGGAAATCTTAACGAGGCAAGTAATACATACTTTGCGCCTAGCCCACCAACAACACAGTCGGCACCGTATATGCTCTCCGCACCTCCATATTCATTTCCATCTGTTGGAGCTGCCCAGCAAGCACCTATAGGTCAAGGCACTGCGTGGAATCTTATTGCTATTATTCTGGCTGGAGTATTCGTTATTTATGTAGGCTTCAACTGGATCATAGATCATAAACTTCTCTCACCTATGCTTGCCTTGGAAATTAGCCTTGCCTCCCTTTGCGCTCTAGCAGTGTGGGTGTATTCAGAAAGATTTAATAGAGCCAGCATCGTCGTAACATCTATAGCTCTTTTCATCTTTATTGGAGGCGTTTTTACCATAACATTGTTCTCTTTTCCTAAAGATGCATATCTTCATATTTTTGGTATTTTCCTCATTGGCATTGTGAGCATAGCCTTTATTGCCGCTCCTCTCCTCACTCATTATCATCAAACCCTTTTAGAAGAGTCAGCGCAAAAACAGCGTGAAGAAGAACGCGCAGATATGGCCGCCCACTTGCACGATTCTGTGTTACAAACTCTGAACTTAATCCGTCAAAACTCACAGAATCCCGATTACGTAGCGCAACTTGCGCGCACTCAAGAACGCGAATTACGCCGTTGGCTATATGAAGATCGTGAAGATGCC from Alloscardovia omnicolens carries:
- a CDS encoding PspC domain-containing protein, giving the protein MTDYSQTDTEHIAQPLAPARYPLVRPYQKRIFAGVCRGLAMHLGMKTWVIRLIFVGLSLLMGIGIVAYLFLWITVPAYNEAQLHYTVLTAQQSALSRGNRTDFSGNLNEASNTYFAPSPPTTQSAPYMLSAPPYSFPSVGAAQQAPIGQGTAWNLIAIILAGVFVIYVGFNWIIDHKLLSPMLALEISLASLCALAVWVYSERFNRASIVVTSIALFIFIGGVFTITLFSFPKDAYLHIFGIFLIGIVSIAFIAAPLLTHYHQTLLEESAQKQREEERADMAAHLHDSVLQTLNLIRQNSQNPDYVAQLARTQERELRRWLYEDREDAMQSIVSSMKLISAQVEDTHGVPIEVITVGDTQPPAHATALIEATRQALTNACTHGKPAISLYVEANQQSIQVFVRDHGDGFNIDDIPEDRMGVRHSIQGRMERAGGTVEIVSRPHWGTEVRMTLPVEEKK